DNA from Branchiostoma lanceolatum isolate klBraLanc5 chromosome 9, klBraLanc5.hap2, whole genome shotgun sequence:
ATTTGTTTTctcggtaggagggaaaaggtgGTTTTCAGTGTTTTTATAGTACAATTGTGCAATAAAAAAGGGGTTTTGAAGGTTAATAGAAGGTTTTGGAAGACTTAAAGAAGGTTTGGAAAATCTATTtttgaaaacaacaagaaacagTTACTGAAGAAGAATCCGACTTTGCTCTGCTGTTAAGTGTCTTTCTAGGGTCAAATTGTGTATAACTCATCTCAGCTGTCAATCTAGTCAATAGGAAAGTGACTGGATCTAGAAGCATCCACTATTTTGTTGGACAAATCTGTTTTCACCACTGTTAGACCTAGAAGATTGACAAGGCTATGCAAGCTGTGTACAAATCCATCTTGTTGATATTTTCTGatcaaaaatgttttctgttcagGTTGAAGCGCTACAACCAGTTCAAGAACTTTGAGCGACGTATCCTGGTGGCGACCAACTTGTTCGGACGAGGCATGGACATCGAGCGTGTCAACATCGTATTCAACTACGACATGCCTGAAGATTCCGACACATACCTGCACAGAGTGAGTCTTGTTCTCCTAAGTCCTAAGATACTGTTGTAAGCTGTTTTTAAGTATTAtctgattttgtaaaaattacaGGATACTTCTGGGAAGTTTCACATGTCATTCAAATATGCATCCTCTTTGGTACTGTGTCTTCTTCATTGTTTCCATAACtagaaaaattacattttccaaaGAGTTATAAGATTTGTGTTGTATTAAGTTCGGGTTTGTGGCCTCCTTTAGAGTTTGTTGAACTACTTGTAGTTTTGAGGTTGGGAACGCGGCATAAAAAGCCTGGCTATCAAGATCATTTTGTCAGCTAAGAGAACAGCTCTTCAGAGTTGGGGTTGTAATTATTGTTCTGTTGTCTCCAGGTGGCGCGTGCGGGCCGTTTCGGCACGAAGGGTCTGGCCATCACGTTTGTCAGCGACGAGAACGACGCCAAGGTTCTGAACGAGGTCCAGGACCGGTTCGAGGTGAACGTGTCCGAGCTTCCCGATGAGATCGACATCAGTTCATACAGTAAGTTATTTTACTTTCTACTAATACTATATTACAGTCCACTACACAGACTCTAACTAGACTTGTTTCTTGTAGTGTATATTGTAGTAAAGGCATCAGTGATTTTCACTTGTTTATAGTGTGAAGCAGCAGTAGCAAGAGcagtttttatttcaaatagTTGATTATAGCAATAGTGAGTGATGGTTATTAAGTTTTGTTGTAAGCTTATTGTTTATCagtgttatgttttgtttagaACACAGGAAAAGTATGCACGAAATCTGCAGGAGATCGACAAAAATCTTGAAGTTGTATAGTATTTTAGCAGATATTATTTTTTCACTCAACTTCTAAGTTGAAGATTAAATGCTAGATTTCAACTGGAGTATAGTATGCCCAACTAGCAACTAGCCTTTGTTACACGATCTCACGCTGTAAGTGACTCATtggtcccccccccctccctgaCCAGTTGAAAGGCTACTAGAAGGGTGATTTAGTCAGAGGTATGAAATGTAGTTCACATACAACAACTTGGAGGAACACTGCTGACAAGGTGCCTGCTGGAAGGAGAACATGAGAACGGTTGTGGTAGAATTGCACTAGAGTGATTTGTTGATTTTGGACACCAAATCACTTCAGTGCAGTTCTCCCATGGCTTGTATAAATCAACCTGCGTCATTCAACCACTCACACAAAGACTGCTATCAGGATATTCCTCAGACTTATTCTTCAGACTTATAGTTGCAGATTTTATTTTAGTTTGTTTAGATTGCGACAATGCAATATATATTACATGGAGCACTAAAAGCGATTTCTGATATCATGCACTACACGTTACATTTTAGGTATCTTCCATTCCAATCAGTTCTTCTAAAGATTATCCATACTTCTGTTAGTAATAACAATATTAGCATATATGTAATGCAGTATGGAGACAACTTCTATAGATATTAAATGGTTTGTTACCATTGGGGTAGATAGCACACAGCAGGTAGGGTGTAAAgtacttttatttttcttctatttcttaGGAAACAGAATGTTTGACTTTGAATACAGCAATTTCTTAATTAAGACCAGCACAAGGTGTTAGTTACTACTGCACAGTTTAGATCCTTTCCTTCTAgcttttattgaagaaaatgtttagaaatgttCTTAATGTTACTCCACTTTGTTACAGTTGAGGCAAATCGCTGAGCTGACAACTGACATCCCACAACTACGAAGATACATAGCTGCTGCAGTTCATGAGAAGACCAGCAGATGGCACTCACCACTAGTTATAAAATACGGCATGCTGACATGAAAATATCTCTAAAGAACACTAGTGCACAACTGCATGCTTCTCATGTAGTGTAGATGCAAACTTTGACCAAGAAATTCTGTAAATTTTCCAAGCAGGCTTTTTTTGTCCAGTGATAAACTAATGTAGTTCATTTTCTTCGTATTTTGAACATTTGAGGAAAAACACATTGATGGATATTTGTAGTTTGTCAGTTCTTGTGAAATTGGAAGGTATTGTAGTCTTAACAGTTAACATGTGTTCCTTTTTGTTCTTTATTCAGATGTATTTTTAGTGAGAAGTTCTTAATAGTCTCATctgtattacatttttttctagaagTGAACTTTCTGTATCAACTTGAACAGCAAAGATGTGTACCTTTCAAGAATTGTTAAGCTACATCAACAATGTTAAACATCTATCTGTGCAACTAGAATACTACACAAGGCAAGATTCTATGTCTGTCtcttatatatacattgtacaacctTGCAGCCATCAGTGTCTACCTGAAAGAGTTGTTACAACATTTTATTGTCCTTCGGTTTTAGCGAACACGTGATGAGTCTGAAAATGATTCCAGAGGTAACGTAAGGTCTGGTGTACCCGAGCCTCAAAACTTTTAGTCTGTGAGTTTTCTATCAGTAAGTTGTGATGACAAGAACGCTGTGATCATGTACAAATTAGGTGATTGTTTCCATGGATGAAAACTGTTGTGTTCTATTGAATAAATTTCTCTGTTCTacgtgaattttttttcttgatttttgttaGTGATGTGTGGGCAatgggtagcctctaccaggctccagaggcgactGGAAAGAGTTGAAaccggccaaatagacagaaaaacatgcaagaggagttagtctgcagtaggggtacagtttgccgctctggaTGGCATATTTGACGCCccccgtagccaactcccttagcatactattcactttattaggccaatttctattattttctctgccatcccgcggggcctggtagaggctaggcaaTGGGCAAAAAAGCGATTGGATGAATGATCGAGTAGGTGACTTGAGTAACTCTCAAGAAGACACTTTACATACTCAAAGTGCAAAACATGCGATCTTTAAGAAAGTAGGATCTACTTCTGCTGTAACGTACCCCTCTCACTCTACTGCCTTCTTGGCATCTAAAAAATGTTAGATAACCAGAATCACGTGTGCTGTTGTCCACTAAGATAAACCAGGCTCAGCCTGGAATGGTGACTGTCTCTACTTGTGACGTTTTGGTGACATCTAAGTCGTTTTCACATCCAGATGGCAAAACCCCAGTTTCACGACTGTAGGCGGGCCGCTTTCCATATTTGATCGCACGGTCACTTTCCTCCAGCAGCTAAAGGAAAGATGAATTCCAACAGAACTGATTAGTAACGGGCTGTTTTAGTAACTTCTTAACTCCTATAGCTATCTGCATATTTCTTTTAGAATGTTAGGTAATAATTACGGAAACAAACCATCAGCTCGTGAAATAATACTAACCGCCGGATGGCAGGACTTGGCAGATGAAGCGTTCAGCCGAGTCGCAATTTAAAACGAGCCACTGATGAAACCCGTACACGGCACAGTGTTGATCTTCCCAAGAGTTGTCTGTTTGAACGTCCGCCCAACTGCTGTACCCTGTCCCCAAAGCGGCGCCGTCTATCCACTCCCAATTGCCTTCTTGTCGCTCATCATGTAAGCCGAACCAGAAGAAGCGATTCCAGTCTCCTTCCACCTCATCCTTCAGGGAGATCAGGAAGGCGTTGATCccggcgtctcggggcatggcgagggtgcctcCGTCAGCAACACAGGTCTCGGTCGATTCGGAGAACGTCTTTTTGATGTCAAAGGCTTTGTAGCAGATTTGGCGATACTTCTTGTAACCGCCAGAGCAGGCCGCTGAAAAATAGGATACCGACATGGTCTTCAACGACAAGGCACAATTTCTAGCATTTGAAGATGAACAAGGACACGAAAagataaatatgtaaatatatttggCGTCTAGTCTTATGTTTCGTTGCTGTTTGGAACCTCATACGCGTACTTTAACGGACCCAAAGATTGGCCATCTTCTTGAACATAAATCAAGTGCTGGAATCTGGTCTAGGAAAATATCATAGAGAGACGGTTTATTCTTACCTGGCATGTGGGGCAGAGTGCGCTCTTCCTCCAGtttgtctagcacatttgtcaCGTTCAGCTTCTCCAGTATCTTCTTATTGTTCAGCTTTATGTCAGAAAGGCCATCAGCTGTCCTCTGGTCAAGCTGGCTGATTGACAGCTTCAAGCCCAACACTGTCACGACTGTATAAAGAAACAACCACGACTCGTTATGGAGAAAGTTGAACCGGTTAAccttttaaaggagtcctaaactccagaaggcggtgttattttccactagattatgtatcaaccAATACATAATCAAccgactttttacaaaattctgcttgtggtaaattttacaagatgtgttttttaaaacaatatgatactcactaaacccctgcagaccctaccagtgtattccctatgcgtaaacatacatttttaaacgtggctATTTTCggtgtaaatgagggtggttaagcacgatatgaaggccaattgttaataagatataaaagaacacatagccagaaggtttttcttaaccaccctgacattctttttgtaatctaatttttgtcaggcattgtcaggcacattgtaaaaaacacataggctgagggggaagcaggacaactcggcccatttccaactcggcccatcgcaaatctggtcaactcggcccattgcggaagtcaactcggcccattgcggaagtcaactcggcccatcggggtagtcaactcggcccatcggggtagtcaactcggcccatcgggGTAGTCAACTCAACACTTTATTGAACCTGTTTAGAACCTGTAGataagtagtttttttttttagtttgtttaCCGCATGTCAGGACCAGTTTCTCATGTACCGCTACTGATGTGTGAAAATAACGTGTAAATAAGTAAATATTTAGCTAGTCGACTTTCGTTCGTAGTTTTTTTGAAGATGAATAGACCGATTGCTATAATGTAATAATAATATGGAATGGACATGTTAAAGTTTACGTCTTCTGTAAATCTAAGTTTAATGTTGTCTTC
Protein-coding regions in this window:
- the LOC136441614 gene encoding C-type lectin domain family 3 member A homolog, whose translation is MDGNVYTEACNVYATCNDDGSNDYEEAGTGSPSRDSAERRAHGVNQATSTSDLSAEPGSNDSHDNRKAADPGSASAETAGCIPGVGMKSPGQSQVFWKAIALATIVLLGTVIFLVVTVLGLKLSISQLDQRTADGLSDIKLNNKKILEKLNVTNVLDKLEEERTLPHMPAACSGGYKKYRQICYKAFDIKKTFSESTETCVADGGTLAMPRDAGINAFLISLKDEVEGDWNRFFWFGLHDERQEGNWEWIDGAALGTGYSSWADVQTDNSWEDQHCAVYGFHQWLVLNCDSAERFICQVLPSGAAGGK